In Agromyces sp. 3263, a single genomic region encodes these proteins:
- a CDS encoding aminotransferase class III-fold pyridoxal phosphate-dependent enzyme encodes MSQPGEGVAARGFDFFNAGELPAPQLPSDEVVEIVRAAWDLDVELTPLGSQQDQNFLARAQPAEVDAGTGGAAPIGVVKITNPAFTAVELAAQELAAERIASAAPHLRIATTTTDATGAPRSILADTSEGPLGIRLIAYLPGGTLTGGSYLSPTVVARLGRLAAETSLALADFDHPGVDRVLQWDPRFAPEVVGLLARHHPDPAKRQRVTDAAAAAWAHLAAVASDLPRQAVHLDLTDDNVVCTSERGMRIPDGLIDFGDVTRTWAVAELAITVSSVLHHAGAEPVSVLPAITAFHALRPMSAAEVAAIWPLVVLRGAVLVVSGEHQVQLDGGDNAYAAEGIDREWQIFEQATSVPIEVMTGVIAAAIGVSPSAASDAASDLMAATSPLRPLPGVDAATAVRLDVSIESDDVDAGAWLDPGLEDRIALAALDAGASAAWLERGIARLTGSRIHSAVSSATIPTGIDVWFGEPQALGDEPSVGGARLVAEGVLDGTAPARTRIRFRVERDGAPPVPHLVRPEYAPGWLALTLDPAPLLGLRAGQPAASVALGPSADATVLITRRDRAFAEVQEHYYDAPPRIERGWREHLLGTDGRVYLDMVNNVTPLGHGHPKFAATVARQLRTLNTNSRFNYGAVVEFSERLAEMLPDPLDTVFLVNSGSEAVDLALRIALAATGRRDVVSVLEAYHGWTYASDAVSTSIADNPGALASRPDWVHVVEAPNPFRGAHRGADAARYAPEAAAVIRRLAASGRPPAAFVAETFFGNAGGIPLPDGYLTEVYAAVREVGGLAVADEVQAGYGRLGRWFWGFEQQGVVPDVVAVAKAAGNGYPLGAVVTTREIAARFGSQGPFFSSTGGSPASSAAGIAVLDAFRDEGLQENAAAVGAHLKGRLEELSTRHPLIGMVHGLGLYLGVEFVRDRATLEPATEETAAICDRLLELGIVMQPTGDHRNVLKVKPPLCLDGASADFFVDTLDRALREGREGWTRPHP; translated from the coding sequence ATGTCGCAGCCGGGCGAGGGCGTCGCAGCACGCGGATTCGACTTCTTCAACGCCGGCGAGCTGCCCGCGCCGCAGCTGCCGTCGGACGAGGTGGTCGAGATCGTGCGCGCGGCGTGGGACCTCGACGTCGAGCTCACTCCCCTCGGCAGCCAGCAGGACCAGAACTTCCTCGCCCGCGCGCAGCCCGCCGAGGTCGACGCCGGCACCGGCGGCGCGGCGCCCATCGGCGTCGTGAAGATCACGAACCCCGCCTTCACCGCCGTGGAGCTCGCCGCCCAGGAGCTCGCCGCCGAGCGCATCGCGTCGGCCGCCCCGCACCTGCGCATCGCCACGACGACGACGGATGCCACGGGTGCGCCGCGCTCGATCCTCGCTGACACGAGCGAGGGCCCGCTCGGCATCCGCCTCATCGCGTACCTCCCCGGCGGCACCCTCACGGGCGGCTCGTACCTCTCCCCCACGGTGGTGGCGCGACTCGGACGGCTCGCCGCCGAGACGAGCCTCGCCCTCGCCGACTTCGACCACCCCGGCGTCGACCGCGTGCTGCAGTGGGACCCCCGGTTCGCGCCCGAGGTCGTCGGACTCCTCGCCCGGCATCACCCCGACCCCGCGAAACGTCAGCGGGTGACGGATGCCGCGGCGGCGGCCTGGGCGCACCTCGCCGCCGTCGCATCCGACCTGCCGCGCCAGGCCGTGCATCTCGACCTCACCGACGACAACGTGGTCTGCACCTCGGAGCGCGGCATGCGGATCCCCGACGGGCTCATCGACTTCGGCGACGTCACGCGCACCTGGGCCGTGGCGGAGCTGGCGATCACCGTCTCGTCGGTGCTGCACCACGCGGGCGCGGAGCCGGTCTCGGTGCTCCCGGCGATCACGGCCTTCCACGCGCTGCGCCCGATGTCGGCCGCCGAGGTCGCGGCGATCTGGCCGCTCGTCGTGCTGCGCGGCGCCGTGCTCGTGGTCAGCGGCGAGCACCAGGTGCAGCTCGACGGGGGCGACAACGCGTATGCCGCAGAGGGCATCGACCGCGAGTGGCAGATCTTCGAGCAGGCGACCTCGGTGCCGATCGAGGTGATGACGGGCGTGATCGCGGCGGCGATCGGCGTCTCGCCCTCGGCGGCGAGCGACGCGGCGAGCGACCTGATGGCTGCGACGTCGCCGCTCCGGCCGCTCCCCGGGGTCGACGCGGCGACGGCGGTGCGCCTCGACGTCTCCATCGAGTCCGACGACGTCGACGCCGGCGCATGGCTCGACCCCGGCCTCGAGGATCGGATCGCGCTCGCGGCGCTCGACGCGGGGGCCTCCGCCGCCTGGCTCGAGCGTGGAATCGCGCGACTGACCGGGAGCCGCATCCATTCGGCCGTCTCGTCGGCGACGATCCCGACCGGGATCGACGTGTGGTTCGGCGAGCCGCAGGCGCTCGGCGACGAGCCCTCGGTCGGCGGCGCACGCCTCGTCGCAGAGGGCGTCCTCGACGGCACGGCACCGGCCCGCACGCGCATCCGTTTTCGCGTCGAGCGCGACGGCGCGCCGCCCGTGCCGCACCTCGTTCGTCCCGAGTACGCGCCGGGATGGCTCGCGCTGACCCTCGACCCCGCCCCGCTGCTCGGACTCCGCGCGGGGCAGCCCGCGGCATCCGTGGCCCTCGGTCCCTCGGCCGACGCGACCGTGCTCATCACCCGTCGCGACCGCGCCTTCGCCGAGGTGCAGGAGCACTACTACGACGCCCCGCCGCGCATCGAGCGCGGCTGGCGCGAGCACCTCCTCGGCACCGACGGACGCGTGTACCTCGACATGGTCAACAACGTGACACCCCTCGGCCACGGGCACCCGAAGTTCGCCGCGACTGTGGCGCGACAGCTGCGCACCCTCAACACCAACTCGCGCTTCAACTACGGCGCGGTCGTCGAGTTCTCCGAGCGGCTCGCCGAGATGCTGCCCGACCCGCTCGACACCGTGTTCCTCGTGAACTCGGGCTCGGAGGCGGTCGACCTCGCCCTGCGCATCGCGCTCGCCGCGACGGGCCGGCGCGACGTCGTGTCGGTCCTCGAGGCCTACCACGGCTGGACGTACGCCTCCGATGCCGTGTCGACCTCGATCGCCGACAACCCCGGCGCCCTCGCGAGCCGGCCCGACTGGGTGCACGTCGTCGAGGCGCCCAACCCGTTCCGCGGTGCGCATCGGGGGGCGGATGCTGCGCGCTACGCGCCCGAGGCCGCCGCCGTGATCCGCCGGCTCGCCGCATCGGGCCGTCCGCCCGCCGCGTTCGTGGCCGAGACGTTCTTCGGCAACGCCGGCGGCATCCCGCTGCCCGACGGCTACCTCACCGAGGTCTACGCGGCCGTGCGCGAGGTCGGCGGCCTCGCCGTGGCCGACGAGGTGCAGGCCGGATACGGCCGCCTCGGCCGTTGGTTCTGGGGCTTCGAGCAGCAGGGCGTCGTGCCCGACGTCGTGGCGGTCGCGAAGGCGGCGGGCAACGGGTACCCGCTCGGCGCGGTCGTCACGACCCGCGAGATCGCCGCGCGGTTCGGGTCGCAGGGCCCGTTCTTCTCCTCGACCGGGGGCAGCCCGGCGTCGAGCGCGGCCGGCATTGCGGTGCTCGACGCCTTCCGCGACGAGGGACTGCAGGAGAACGCCGCGGCGGTCGGCGCGCACCTGAAGGGGCGACTCGAGGAGCTCTCGACGCGGCATCCGCTCATCGGCATGGTGCACGGCCTCGGCCTGTACCTGGGGGTCGAGTTCGTGCGGGACCGCGCCACCCTCGAGCCTGCGACCGAGGAGACGGCGGCGATCTGCGACCGGCTGCTCGAGCTCGGCATCGTCATGCAGCCGACCGGCGACCACCGGAACGTGCTGAAGGTGAAGCCGCCGCTCTGCCTCGACGGCGCCTCGGCCGACTTCTTCGTCGACACGCTCGACCGGGCGCTCCGCGAGGGGCGCGAGGGGTGGACACGACCCCATCCCTAG
- a CDS encoding tryptophan-rich sensory protein — translation MTTTSSTTTTTGTTRSGLARQLTVAVSAVLAVIGSFIGSGAAGGQPIQDAAGGALAADATLIAPGTGAFSIWSVIYFGLLAYAVWQFLPGQRTDARHRRLGYPVAASLLLNAAWILSIQFDLLWLSVPVIVALLIVLVVAFRICLAMPPRNALDALVTDGTIGLYLGWVIVATAANITAALTATGWDGWGIPPETWAVVVVAVAGLIGIALAVWDRGRVAPTLSLGWGLAWIAVARLTDAPASTVVGVTAIIATAAVVLVTVAVRVAVELRRRRATAARS, via the coding sequence ATGACCACGACGTCCTCGACCACGACGACGACCGGCACCACCCGCAGCGGCCTCGCGAGGCAGCTCACGGTGGCGGTGAGCGCGGTGCTGGCGGTGATCGGCTCGTTCATCGGCTCGGGCGCGGCGGGCGGGCAGCCGATTCAGGATGCCGCGGGCGGCGCGCTCGCGGCGGACGCCACCCTGATCGCCCCGGGCACCGGCGCGTTCAGCATCTGGTCGGTCATCTACTTCGGCCTGCTCGCCTACGCGGTGTGGCAGTTCCTGCCCGGCCAGCGCACCGACGCCCGGCACCGCCGGCTCGGCTACCCGGTGGCCGCGTCGCTCCTGCTGAACGCCGCGTGGATCCTGAGCATCCAGTTCGACCTGCTCTGGCTCAGCGTGCCCGTGATCGTGGCGCTGCTCATCGTGCTCGTCGTCGCGTTCCGTATCTGCCTCGCGATGCCGCCGAGGAACGCCCTCGACGCGCTCGTGACCGACGGCACCATCGGTCTCTACCTCGGCTGGGTGATCGTGGCGACCGCGGCGAACATCACGGCGGCCCTCACCGCCACCGGCTGGGACGGCTGGGGCATCCCGCCCGAGACGTGGGCCGTGGTCGTGGTCGCCGTCGCGGGGCTCATCGGCATCGCCCTCGCCGTCTGGGACCGCGGGCGCGTCGCCCCCACGCTCTCGCTGGGCTGGGGACTCGCGTGGATCGCCGTCGCCCGCCTCACCGACGCGCCCGCGTCGACCGTCGTCGGCGTGACCGCGATCATCGCCACGGCGGCCGTCGTGCTCGTCACGGTCGCCGTGCGCGTGGCGGTCGAGCTGCGCCGCCGCCGCGCCACGGCCGCGCGCTCGTAG
- a CDS encoding FUSC family protein encodes MGISATLRATKRVPLLQVAKSAVATIAAWLIAGWLIPGPLPVFAAIAALLVVQPSVNQSLGKAVERSIGVILGVVIATGISLVFGQSTWIILLAIVVAMLVAWTLKMTPGTSNQVAISAMLVLALGASSPEYALDRVLETLIGAAIGIVVNVAIVPPVAVAPAREHVVRLGAELAASVDRLATALESSQAPADVEALMIEARLLRPMRDAAEAAIDAGEESLTLNPRRSAHREELAALRDLLDLLSPIVTQLIGMTRAFADHYDDALRREPTVRAIAEQLRRVAHDVRLAVRVAEPEPGPVTSETPALTSALVIAPPTSGHWILVGSLMEDLRRIREELGAGSA; translated from the coding sequence ATGGGCATCTCGGCCACGCTGCGGGCCACGAAGCGGGTACCCCTGCTGCAGGTGGCGAAGTCGGCCGTCGCGACGATCGCCGCCTGGCTCATCGCGGGATGGCTGATCCCCGGGCCGCTGCCCGTGTTCGCCGCGATCGCCGCCCTGCTCGTGGTGCAGCCGAGCGTCAACCAGTCGCTCGGCAAGGCGGTCGAGCGCTCGATCGGGGTGATCCTCGGCGTCGTGATCGCCACGGGCATCTCGCTCGTGTTCGGGCAGAGCACCTGGATCATCCTGCTGGCCATCGTCGTCGCGATGCTCGTCGCCTGGACGCTGAAGATGACGCCGGGCACGTCGAACCAGGTCGCGATCAGCGCGATGCTCGTGCTCGCGCTCGGCGCGTCATCGCCCGAGTACGCTCTCGACCGCGTGCTCGAGACGCTCATCGGCGCGGCCATCGGCATCGTCGTCAACGTGGCGATCGTGCCGCCCGTGGCGGTGGCACCCGCGCGCGAGCACGTCGTCCGGCTCGGCGCCGAGCTCGCGGCATCCGTCGACCGGCTCGCGACCGCGCTCGAGTCCTCGCAGGCGCCCGCCGACGTCGAGGCGCTGATGATCGAGGCGCGGCTGCTGCGTCCGATGCGGGATGCCGCGGAGGCCGCGATCGACGCCGGCGAGGAGTCGCTCACCCTGAACCCGCGCCGGTCGGCGCACCGCGAGGAGCTCGCGGCGCTGCGCGACCTGCTCGACCTGCTGAGCCCGATCGTCACGCAGCTGATCGGCATGACACGGGCCTTCGCCGACCACTACGACGACGCGCTGCGCCGGGAACCGACCGTGCGTGCCATCGCCGAGCAGCTGCGCCGGGTCGCGCACGACGTGCGGCTCGCCGTGCGCGTCGCCGAGCCCGAGCCCGGGCCGGTCACGTCCGAGACGCCGGCGCTCACGTCGGCGCTCGTCATCGCGCCGCCGACGTCGGGGCACTGGATCCTCGTCGGCTCCCTCATGGAGGACCTGCGGCGCATCCGCGAGGAGCTCGGCGCCGGGTCGGCGTAG
- a CDS encoding transglutaminase family protein, producing MQRSVSAQLTLQVAAPARLAFIVAVASRPPAERLHLRHDGEAIEPREVTDAAGTRIHVVDVAPGTVTLDYGATVDGRADEASGTELELLEYLRPSRYGEADRLAPTAHAEFAGLAGADLLAAVSSWVGTRLSYVPGSSQPTDGAVQTLLAGQGVCRDYAHLVIGLLRALDVPARLAAVYAPGLDPMDFHAVAEAHVDGAWHVVDATTLAPRSTLVRIATGRDAADTAFLSSYGGNVTLESMLVTAIADELPDDDVTRLVRLG from the coding sequence ATGCAGCGATCCGTCTCCGCCCAGCTCACCCTGCAGGTCGCCGCTCCGGCGCGGCTCGCCTTCATCGTCGCCGTGGCGTCGCGCCCGCCTGCCGAGCGGCTCCACCTCCGCCACGACGGCGAGGCGATCGAGCCCCGCGAGGTGACGGATGCCGCGGGCACGCGCATCCACGTCGTCGACGTCGCGCCCGGCACGGTCACGCTCGACTACGGCGCCACCGTCGACGGGCGTGCCGACGAGGCATCCGGAACCGAGCTGGAACTGCTGGAGTACCTCCGGCCCAGCCGCTACGGCGAGGCCGACCGGCTCGCGCCGACCGCGCACGCGGAGTTCGCGGGGCTCGCCGGCGCCGACCTGCTCGCCGCCGTGAGCTCGTGGGTGGGCACCCGCCTGAGCTACGTGCCCGGTTCGAGCCAGCCGACCGACGGCGCGGTGCAGACGCTGCTCGCCGGCCAGGGCGTGTGCCGCGACTACGCCCACCTCGTGATCGGGCTGCTGCGCGCCCTCGACGTGCCGGCTCGCCTCGCCGCCGTCTACGCGCCGGGCCTCGACCCGATGGACTTCCACGCGGTCGCCGAGGCGCATGTCGACGGCGCATGGCATGTCGTCGACGCCACCACGCTCGCGCCGCGGTCGACGCTCGTGCGCATCGCGACCGGGCGCGACGCCGCCGACACGGCGTTCCTCAGTTCGTACGGCGGCAACGTGACGCTCGAGTCGATGCTGGTCACGGCGATCGCCGACGAGCTGCCCGACGACGACGTGACGCGCCTCGTGCGGCTCGGCTGA
- a CDS encoding NAD(P)H-binding protein, producing the protein MRVVIAGGHGKIALILERLLAEAGHEPVAIIRNPDQRADVDATGAVAVVLDLEHASVDEVGQVLKNADAAVFAAGAGPGSSAERKFTVDRDAAILLADAAEAAGVSRLVVVSAIATDEFDADSDDVFQLYLRAKSEADASVRERDLDWTIVRPGGLTNEPGTGRVRAATAVPRASIPRADVAATIAALLASGAASRTQFELVSGDDPIDQALASLGGPDAGD; encoded by the coding sequence ATGCGCGTCGTCATCGCCGGAGGTCACGGCAAGATCGCCCTCATCCTCGAACGCCTGCTCGCGGAGGCCGGTCACGAGCCTGTCGCGATCATCCGCAATCCCGACCAGCGCGCCGACGTCGACGCCACCGGTGCGGTCGCCGTGGTGCTCGACCTCGAGCACGCGTCGGTCGACGAGGTCGGCCAGGTGCTGAAGAACGCGGATGCCGCGGTGTTCGCCGCAGGCGCCGGCCCGGGCAGCTCGGCCGAGCGCAAGTTCACCGTCGACCGTGACGCCGCGATCCTGCTCGCCGACGCCGCCGAGGCCGCCGGTGTTTCCCGCCTCGTCGTCGTCTCGGCGATCGCGACCGACGAGTTCGACGCCGACTCCGACGACGTCTTCCAGCTCTACCTGCGTGCCAAGAGCGAAGCGGATGCCTCGGTGCGCGAGCGCGACCTCGACTGGACCATCGTGCGACCCGGCGGGCTCACGAACGAGCCCGGCACCGGGCGCGTGCGCGCCGCCACCGCGGTGCCCCGGGCATCCATTCCCCGTGCGGATGTCGCGGCGACGATCGCCGCCCTGCTCGCATCCGGCGCGGCATCCCGCACCCAGTTCGAGCTCGTGTCGGGTGACGACCCGATCGACCAGGCGCTGGCGTCGCTCGGCGGGCCCGACGCGGGCGACTGA
- a CDS encoding Hsp20/alpha crystallin family protein, translated as MAMYWDPFRDLDRLAATMLDSRQGPRVMPIDLHRDGDHYVLNADLPGVDPGSVDVDIDGQLLTIRAERTLRSDEQAQWLVRERPSGSFLRQLTLGDGLDTSGISAHYENGVLSVVIPVSEQAKPRKVEVQSVSRGEQAVTAGRGNGS; from the coding sequence ATGGCCATGTACTGGGACCCGTTCCGTGACCTCGACCGCCTCGCTGCGACCATGCTCGACTCGAGGCAGGGGCCGCGGGTGATGCCGATCGACCTGCACCGCGATGGCGACCACTACGTGCTGAACGCCGACCTGCCCGGCGTCGACCCAGGCTCGGTCGACGTCGACATCGACGGTCAGCTGCTCACCATCCGCGCCGAGCGCACGCTCCGCTCCGACGAGCAGGCGCAGTGGCTCGTGCGCGAGCGTCCGAGCGGATCGTTCCTGCGCCAGCTCACCCTCGGCGACGGGCTCGACACCTCGGGCATCAGCGCCCACTACGAGAACGGCGTCCTGAGCGTCGTCATCCCGGTGAGCGAGCAGGCGAAGCCGCGCAAGGTCGAGGTGCAGTCCGTCTCCCGCGGCGAGCAGGCCGTCACGGCCGGCCGCGGCAACGGGAGCTGA
- a CDS encoding DUF885 family protein translates to MTSLATDLARLGAEFWEWRDATSFRTSDDIPRVERPAGWLPRFDRAAIHEFTLALAGFADRWKAIDAEGLGALPVGTQVDHRLLGAALARVHWELEVLRNWERDAVFLTSQVLGPWFDLLLPPPPFDERRQADLVRVLEAIPAAVEQAITNLERAGVATLARVAAADLHEIGARLERSVAEVVPLTDATAAAALRAAQPGASADLERFRGWLAASADRLGPDVPVGREAFTWYLRHVALVTHDPEELVRAAMQDANRSIVAEAATRARFRDVAEPLLAVSAEAESTAEAAAEAEVRAFYESAGLLSQPETLRRYRFAPTPPYLEPLAFLGVNDDLTSVRRVADDATSYVPEPSADLPYFDAANARDPRLGIIHEGAHSQQLALSWAQPDPMRRHFIDSVANEGIAHYNEELMLTAGLFADAPHSRVIVHNFMRLRALRVVVDVNLATGAFSLPEAVDFFVRMVPMDVGTATEETAYYVATPGLAMSYLVGKHEVMRLVADAAVAAALDGTEFSLREVHDAVWRNGNVPMSLLRWELLGDRGDVDALDAAGAWWESAPAGAEVSGS, encoded by the coding sequence ATGACGTCGCTCGCAACCGACCTCGCACGACTCGGCGCCGAGTTCTGGGAATGGCGCGACGCCACCTCGTTCCGCACGTCCGACGACATCCCGCGCGTCGAGCGCCCGGCCGGGTGGCTGCCGCGCTTCGACCGTGCCGCGATCCACGAGTTCACGCTCGCGCTCGCCGGCTTCGCCGATCGCTGGAAGGCGATCGATGCCGAGGGGCTCGGCGCGCTGCCCGTCGGCACGCAGGTCGACCACCGGCTGCTCGGCGCCGCGCTCGCGCGAGTGCACTGGGAGCTCGAGGTGCTCCGCAACTGGGAGCGCGACGCCGTGTTCCTCACGTCGCAGGTGCTCGGCCCGTGGTTCGACCTGCTGCTGCCGCCCCCGCCGTTCGACGAGCGGCGACAGGCCGACCTCGTGCGCGTGCTCGAGGCGATCCCCGCCGCCGTGGAGCAGGCGATCACGAACCTCGAGCGCGCCGGCGTCGCGACCCTCGCCCGGGTGGCGGCGGCCGACCTCCACGAGATCGGCGCGCGGCTCGAGCGCTCCGTGGCCGAGGTCGTGCCGCTGACGGATGCCACGGCCGCCGCCGCGCTGCGCGCCGCTCAGCCCGGGGCGAGCGCGGACCTCGAGCGGTTCCGGGGCTGGCTCGCGGCATCCGCTGATCGGCTCGGGCCCGACGTGCCCGTCGGACGCGAGGCCTTCACGTGGTACCTGCGCCACGTCGCGCTCGTGACGCACGATCCCGAGGAGCTGGTGCGCGCCGCGATGCAGGACGCGAACCGCAGCATCGTGGCGGAGGCGGCGACCCGCGCCCGCTTCCGCGACGTCGCCGAGCCCCTGCTCGCCGTCTCAGCCGAGGCCGAGTCGACGGCCGAGGCCGCGGCAGAAGCCGAGGTGCGCGCCTTCTACGAATCCGCGGGCCTGCTCTCCCAGCCCGAGACGCTGCGCCGCTACCGCTTCGCGCCGACGCCGCCCTACCTCGAGCCGCTCGCGTTCCTCGGCGTGAACGACGACCTCACGAGCGTCCGGCGCGTGGCCGACGACGCCACCTCGTACGTGCCCGAGCCGTCTGCCGACCTGCCGTACTTCGACGCGGCGAACGCGCGCGATCCGCGCCTCGGCATCATCCACGAGGGCGCGCACAGCCAGCAGCTCGCGCTGTCGTGGGCGCAGCCCGACCCGATGCGGCGGCACTTCATCGACTCCGTCGCCAACGAGGGCATCGCGCACTACAACGAGGAGCTCATGCTCACGGCGGGGCTCTTCGCCGACGCCCCGCACTCGCGGGTGATCGTGCACAACTTCATGCGGCTGCGAGCGTTGCGTGTCGTCGTCGACGTGAACCTCGCCACCGGGGCGTTCAGCCTGCCCGAGGCCGTCGACTTCTTCGTGCGCATGGTGCCGATGGACGTCGGCACCGCCACCGAGGAGACCGCCTACTACGTGGCGACGCCCGGCCTTGCGATGTCGTACCTGGTCGGCAAGCACGAGGTCATGCGGCTGGTGGCGGATGCCGCGGTCGCGGCCGCGCTCGACGGCACCGAGTTCTCGCTCCGCGAGGTGCACGACGCCGTGTGGCGCAACGGCAACGTGCCGATGTCGCTGCTGCGCTGGGAGCTGCTCGGTGACCGCGGCGACGTGGACGCGCTCGACGCCGCCGGCGCGTGGTGGGAGTCGGCGCCGGCGGGTGCGGAGGTCAGCGGGAGCTGA